DNA from Desulfovibrio sp.:
TCGCTCTACCGCCGCGACTACACCATGCTGGGCAAGATTCTTGGCAAGAAGGTCGGCGCCCGTGGCTGGGACGTGGCCGTAGTAAAAGAACTGTTCTACTACGCCTACCAGTGCACCGAGTGTCGCCGCTGCTCGCTCTTCTGCCCCTACGGCATCGACACGGCCGAAATCACCGCCATTGTGCGCGAACTGCTGCATGAAGTGGGCCTCGGCACCCACTGGATCATGGATCCGGTAAAGAACTGCAGCTTCACGGGCAACCACCTTGGCATCCAGCCCCACTCCTTTGTGGAAATCGTGGAAATGCTGGCCGATGACTGCGAAACCATCACAGGCATCCGTCCCAAGACGCCCTTTAACGAAAAGGGCCATGAAATCCTGTTCATCACGCCCTCTGGCGACGTATTTGCCGACCCCGGCATCTACACCTTCATGGGCTACCTCATGCTCTTCCACGAGCTTGATCTGGACTACACCTTCTCCACCTACGCTTCTGAAGGCGGCAACTTCGGTTCCTTCACCACCTTCAACATGGCCAAGAAGCTCAACGCCAAGATGTACGCCGAGGCCGAACGCCTTGGCTCCAAGTGGATTCTCGGCGGCGAGTGCGGGCACATGTGGCGCGTGATCAACCAGTACATGGACACCTACAACGGCCCCGCCCCGGCCAGCATGGAAGTTCCCGTGTCGCCCATTACGGGCACGGTGTTCAAAAATGCCGCTTCCACCAAGATGGTGCACATTGCGGAATTTACGGCTGACCTCATTCATCACAACAAGCTGAATCTTGATCCCAGCCGTAATGATCATATCATCACCACCTTCCACGACAGCTGCAACCCGGCCCGTGGCATGGGCCTGCTGGACGAGCCCCGCTACGTGCTGAACGCCGTGTGCAACAACTTCCATGAAATGCCCGAAAACACCATTCGTGAGCAAACCTTCTGCTGCGGCGCCGGTT
Protein-coding regions in this window:
- the dsrK gene encoding sulfate reduction electron transfer complex DsrMKJOP subunit DsrK; its protein translation is MAKLPTPQMLVASRPEFPVEDWLDVKPEFTPGSFCYPAKKDTMELLHMPNPHEWDPSAEDWNLPENWEQILCDAFADRLEKHRSLKLFMDICVRCGACADKCHFFLGTNDPKNMPVLRAELLRSLYRRDYTMLGKILGKKVGARGWDVAVVKELFYYAYQCTECRRCSLFCPYGIDTAEITAIVRELLHEVGLGTHWIMDPVKNCSFTGNHLGIQPHSFVEIVEMLADDCETITGIRPKTPFNEKGHEILFITPSGDVFADPGIYTFMGYLMLFHELDLDYTFSTYASEGGNFGSFTTFNMAKKLNAKMYAEAERLGSKWILGGECGHMWRVINQYMDTYNGPAPASMEVPVSPITGTVFKNAASTKMVHIAEFTADLIHHNKLNLDPSRNDHIITTFHDSCNPARGMGLLDEPRYVLNAVCNNFHEMPENTIREQTFCCGAGSGLNTEEIMELRMRAGMPRGNALRFVQEKYGVNHMACVCAIDRATLPPLANYWAPGVNVSGLHELVANALVMKGECKRTMDLRQEDLPNVVDDEDAPEAQGEGQ